One Clostridium sp. CM027 genomic window carries:
- a CDS encoding tetratricopeptide repeat protein, with the protein MLTNSNEESSFQNNIEEAINEIKSNKYDLAHMYLYAAMIQNDHSAEVYNLLGVISEYKGDAAMACKYYRASYVFDPTYKPADRNLEKLTSFFYIFNEKNIDYGDNMEKENQTAYFNSYKGVRVGHFKNNETGAKSRC; encoded by the coding sequence ATGTTAACAAATAGTAATGAAGAAAGTTCTTTTCAAAATAATATAGAAGAAGCTATTAATGAAATAAAGTCAAATAAATATGATCTAGCACATATGTATCTATATGCAGCTATGATTCAAAATGATCATTCGGCAGAAGTGTACAATTTACTAGGAGTTATTTCAGAATATAAAGGCGATGCAGCTATGGCGTGTAAATATTATAGAGCATCATATGTGTTTGATCCAACTTATAAACCAGCAGATAGAAATTTAGAGAAATTAACTTCATTTTTTTATATATTTAATGAAAAAAATATAGATTACGGAGATAATATGGAGAAAGAAAATCAAACAGCATATTTTAATAGTTATAAGGGGGTACGTGTTGGACATTTTAAAAATAATGAGACCGGTGCAAAGTCAAGGTGCTAA
- a CDS encoding response regulator yields the protein MDMKPLILIVEDDKPIKKFMKISLEAQGYKCIETEFGNAAITLIFSHNPDIIILDLGLPDIDGLNVIEKVRESTKARIIVVSARGLEREKVEALDKGADDYLTKPFSVAELLARTRVALRHFNGENKSQNDVQSVFKVKDLKIDFEKRKVIILDKEIHLTPMEYKLIELMSRYAGRVLTHKYIVDEIWGSYFENDTQSLRVFMANIRRKIEKDPARPQYIITEVGVGYRLVDE from the coding sequence GTGGATATGAAGCCTTTGATTTTAATAGTTGAAGATGATAAGCCTATTAAAAAATTTATGAAAATTTCGCTTGAAGCACAGGGATATAAGTGCATTGAAACTGAATTTGGGAATGCGGCTATAACACTTATTTTTTCACATAATCCAGATATAATAATTTTGGACTTAGGGTTACCAGATATTGATGGACTTAATGTTATTGAGAAAGTAAGGGAGTCTACAAAAGCTAGGATTATAGTTGTTTCAGCTCGTGGACTTGAAAGGGAAAAAGTTGAAGCCTTAGATAAAGGTGCAGATGATTATTTGACCAAGCCTTTTAGTGTAGCAGAGCTTTTAGCTAGAACTAGAGTGGCACTTAGACATTTTAATGGAGAGAATAAGTCACAAAACGATGTGCAGTCAGTATTTAAGGTGAAGGATTTAAAGATAGATTTTGAAAAACGTAAAGTTATAATTTTAGATAAAGAGATACATTTAACACCAATGGAATATAAACTAATTGAGCTAATGTCAAGATATGCAGGACGCGTGTTAACTCATAAATATATAGTTGATGAGATTTGGGGAAGTTATTTTGAGAATGATACACAGTCTCTTAGGGTATTTATGGCTAATATAAGAAGAAAAATAGAGAAGGATCCTGCTAGGCCGCAGTATATCATAACGGAGGTTGGAGTAGGTTATCGTTTAGTAGATGAATAA
- a CDS encoding DUF4118 domain-containing protein, which produces MKKGKFDEKFFKISSEYEYSDYEEIKPKTIMITNVVKTIVIMSLATVISLIFRKIGLHESNVIIVFILGVLFVSRSTDGYGYGILAAIIGVLSFNFLFTVPYYTFLAYRADYPVTFIIMLIAAIITSTLTSRVKSQAKISYIRENRMQILYKINKSLLTARNKKQVVEFCGDNLVDMFNRNIMIAIVDDKNNLQQPSEYMLNGEYSRGIFKSDIEVGAIEKCFKTGKSVGIEAEISLNSIGYYHPIKGQNRILGIIGIACLEENVLSKNEKILLESVSTQIALAIEREELYEKKRQINLETESERLRGNILRSISHDLRTPLTGILGSVSTISDNYDVLDNDTKKELLEIIYEDTSWLIHSVENILSMTRIDEGKLEIKKEVEIVEELVAESISRVTRFSGSHNIKIELPEKMVILFVDGLLIEQVFINLIDNAIKYSQSDSIIEVKVTEKEDSVVFEVSDNGKGIPEEDIPTIFDRFYTKAKGNSLEKRGIGLGLAICKSIIEAHGGYMEALNNSSGGATFRFSLPVIRSDGSGYEAFDFNS; this is translated from the coding sequence TTGAAGAAAGGTAAATTTGATGAGAAGTTTTTCAAAATTTCTAGTGAATATGAATATAGTGATTATGAAGAAATCAAACCTAAAACAATAATGATTACCAATGTGGTTAAAACTATAGTAATTATGAGTTTAGCCACTGTAATATCTCTGATATTTAGAAAAATTGGGTTACATGAATCAAATGTAATAATAGTATTTATTTTAGGTGTATTATTCGTATCAAGAAGTACTGATGGATATGGTTATGGTATACTGGCCGCGATAATTGGAGTGCTATCATTTAACTTTTTATTTACGGTGCCATATTATACCTTTCTAGCTTATAGAGCTGATTATCCAGTGACTTTTATTATAATGCTTATAGCAGCAATTATTACAAGCACTTTAACTTCAAGAGTTAAGTCGCAAGCTAAGATATCTTATATACGTGAAAATAGAATGCAAATTTTATATAAAATTAATAAATCATTGCTTACGGCAAGAAATAAAAAACAAGTAGTTGAGTTTTGTGGCGATAATTTAGTTGATATGTTTAACAGAAATATTATGATAGCTATAGTAGATGATAAAAATAATTTGCAACAGCCAAGTGAATATATGCTTAATGGAGAATATAGTAGGGGGATTTTTAAGTCAGATATAGAGGTTGGAGCAATTGAAAAATGCTTTAAAACAGGCAAATCAGTTGGCATTGAAGCTGAAATTTCCTTAAATAGTATTGGATATTACCATCCCATTAAAGGACAAAATAGGATTCTTGGAATTATTGGCATCGCATGTTTAGAAGAAAATGTGTTATCAAAAAATGAAAAGATCCTTCTAGAGTCCGTTTCTACACAAATCGCTTTAGCTATTGAAAGAGAAGAGTTATACGAAAAGAAAAGACAGATAAATTTAGAGACTGAGTCGGAAAGGCTTAGGGGCAATATTTTAAGGTCAATTTCGCATGATTTAAGAACTCCGCTAACAGGAATATTAGGGTCAGTTTCTACTATTAGTGATAATTATGATGTACTTGATAATGATACCAAGAAAGAACTTCTTGAAATAATTTATGAAGATACAAGCTGGCTTATACATTCAGTTGAAAATATATTAAGCATGACACGGATAGATGAAGGTAAGCTTGAAATTAAGAAAGAGGTAGAGATTGTTGAAGAACTTGTTGCTGAATCTATATCGAGAGTTACAAGGTTTTCGGGAAGTCATAATATTAAGATTGAACTACCAGAAAAAATGGTTATATTATTTGTAGATGGATTATTAATAGAACAAGTGTTTATTAATTTGATTGATAATGCCATCAAGTATTCACAGAGTGATTCTATTATAGAAGTTAAAGTTACAGAAAAGGAAGATAGTGTGGTTTTTGAGGTGTCAGATAATGGAAAAGGCATACCAGAAGAAGATATACCAACTATATTTGATAGGTTTTATACCAAGGCTAAGGGTAATTCCCTAGAAAAGCGAGGGATAGGATTGGGACTTGCTATTTGTAAGTCTATAATAGAAGCACATGGTGGATATATGGAAGCTTTAAATAACTCTTCTGGTGGGGCGACTTTTAGATTTAGTTTACCTGTAATAAGGAGTGATGGCAGTGGATATGAAGCCTTTGATTTTAATAGTTGA
- a CDS encoding TrkH family potassium uptake protein, giving the protein MKKITKNFDDFKIINFYVGYVIMGTASLMLIPILISLIFKEWSALLDFIISINIAISLGIVLMFTGKDKVDKVRLQWKHGLIIASSSWIILTLLCAVPYELSGNTTSFLDACFDVMSGFTTTGVLLIQNLDHLSLGLNMWRHILTFVGGQGMVVLALSFMVNHTLGAYKMYVGEGKDAELVPNVKNTARIIWKISIVYLIVGTIMLWINGMFIGMQPVSAFFHGLFIFMSAWSTGGFAPMSQNILYYHSLSYELLTMIFFVIGSLNFALHYAVWQGNKKEIFKNIETQSFFITALIISFFTALKLTNSGVYSNGISVFRKGIYNVLSAHTTTGFGNLYARQFATEWGDFPVVMLIIAMLIGGSACSTAGGFKGLRVGLVFKSIIAEVNKLLNSDRKIKVFKFHHIKEIILEDAMVKSAYLIIILYIILFFIGTALGTYYGYPVLSSAFEAASVTGNVGLSIGITAPTMPTAMKVYYIIAMYLGRLEFISVFALIGVTFGGIKKLWLRLLKQ; this is encoded by the coding sequence ATGAAAAAAATAACAAAAAACTTTGATGATTTTAAAATAATAAATTTTTATGTAGGCTATGTAATAATGGGAACTGCAAGTTTAATGTTGATACCCATATTGATCTCATTGATATTTAAGGAATGGAGCGCGCTTTTAGATTTTATTATTAGTATAAATATAGCGATTAGTTTAGGTATAGTTCTTATGTTTACAGGTAAAGACAAGGTTGATAAAGTAAGGTTGCAATGGAAGCATGGGTTAATTATTGCATCTAGTTCATGGATTATATTAACTTTGTTATGTGCGGTGCCTTATGAACTCAGTGGAAATACAACATCTTTCTTAGATGCATGTTTTGATGTTATGAGTGGATTTACAACCACAGGAGTCCTACTTATTCAAAATCTTGACCATCTTTCTCTAGGATTAAATATGTGGAGACACATTCTTACCTTTGTTGGAGGCCAAGGCATGGTGGTACTAGCTTTAAGTTTTATGGTAAACCATACTTTAGGTGCTTACAAAATGTATGTTGGTGAAGGTAAGGATGCTGAACTCGTACCTAATGTAAAAAACACAGCAAGAATTATATGGAAAATAAGTATTGTGTATTTAATTGTAGGTACTATTATGCTTTGGATTAATGGAATGTTTATAGGCATGCAGCCTGTAAGTGCTTTCTTTCATGGATTATTTATTTTTATGTCTGCGTGGAGTACTGGTGGATTTGCACCAATGTCTCAAAACATTCTGTATTATCATAGTCTTTCCTATGAGTTATTAACAATGATTTTCTTTGTCATTGGTTCTTTAAATTTTGCATTACATTATGCAGTATGGCAAGGCAACAAAAAAGAGATATTCAAGAATATTGAAACACAGAGTTTTTTTATTACAGCTTTAATTATTTCTTTTTTTACAGCGTTAAAACTAACAAATTCAGGTGTATATAGTAATGGTATATCGGTTTTCAGAAAAGGTATTTATAATGTATTATCAGCGCATACAACTACAGGGTTTGGTAATCTTTATGCCAGACAGTTTGCAACTGAATGGGGCGATTTTCCTGTGGTTATGCTTATAATAGCCATGCTTATAGGTGGATCAGCATGTTCTACGGCAGGTGGGTTTAAAGGATTAAGGGTAGGATTGGTTTTTAAAAGTATAATTGCAGAGGTAAACAAATTATTAAATTCTGATAGAAAAATAAAGGTGTTTAAATTTCATCATATAAAGGAAATTATCTTAGAGGATGCAATGGTGAAATCTGCTTACCTAATAATAATATTATATATAATATTATTTTTTATAGGTACTGCGTTGGGAACCTATTATGGATACCCAGTGCTCAGTTCAGCTTTTGAAGCAGCTTCAGTTACAGGAAATGTAGGATTATCCATTGGGATTACGGCGCCTACAATGCCTACTGCAATGAAGGTATATTATATAATTGCAATGTATTTAGGAAGATTAGAATTCATATCTGTGTTTGCGCTAATAGGAGTCACATTTGGAGGCATAAAGAAATTATGGTTAAGACTTTTAAAACAATAA
- a CDS encoding TrkA family potassium uptake protein, with amino-acid sequence MRAIVVGGGKVGYYLVKALKEKKHQVVLIEKNTKICEKVAEELEVDVICGDGSDVEVLEDADIEQAEVVAAVTGKDEENLVICQMAKVNFNINETIARINNPKNTAIFEALGVDKTVCSTQVICNLIEGEFNSEPLKIIESINKGEMTLVEAKIDKRSAWKDKSVEQLNIPKECVILSIIRSGEVIFPRGCVDIKEGDKVLIITNTDKKNDVEKSIIGG; translated from the coding sequence ATGAGAGCAATAGTAGTTGGCGGTGGGAAGGTAGGATACTATCTTGTTAAAGCATTAAAAGAAAAAAAACATCAGGTAGTGTTAATAGAAAAAAACACAAAAATTTGTGAAAAGGTTGCCGAAGAACTTGAAGTAGATGTAATATGTGGGGATGGCTCAGATGTTGAAGTATTAGAAGATGCGGATATAGAGCAAGCTGAAGTTGTAGCTGCAGTAACGGGAAAAGATGAGGAAAACCTGGTAATATGTCAGATGGCTAAAGTAAACTTTAATATTAATGAAACAATAGCTAGAATCAACAATCCTAAAAATACAGCAATTTTCGAAGCGTTAGGAGTGGATAAGACTGTATGTAGCACACAAGTAATTTGCAATTTGATAGAGGGTGAATTTAATAGCGAACCACTGAAAATTATAGAAAGCATTAATAAAGGAGAAATGACATTAGTAGAAGCAAAAATAGATAAAAGAAGCGCATGGAAAGATAAATCAGTAGAGCAGTTAAATATACCTAAGGAATGTGTAATACTATCAATAATAAGAAGTGGGGAAGTAATTTTTCCAAGAGGCTGCGTAGATATAAAAGAAGGTGATAAAGTACTTATTATCACAAATACAGATAAAAAAAATGATGTAGAAAAATCTATAATTGGAGGGTAA
- a CDS encoding TrkA family potassium uptake protein, whose product MYIVIIGCGRLGSGLAMELSNDGHDVVIVDKHAENLERLRSGFNGIRIKGVEIDNDILIDAGIDKADIFLAMTPADNINIMASQIAKDIFKVPKVIARIFDPSREFIYRKLGLQTISPTEVSINIIKNKIIDKKSDALLILNNDISIEEITINRLRINNILEIEDKFNCRICAVSKKGELIIPNGNELLEKGDKIICSINKENKEKLVKAIMKEKLR is encoded by the coding sequence ATGTATATTGTAATAATAGGTTGTGGTAGATTAGGTAGCGGACTTGCTATGGAATTGTCTAATGACGGTCATGATGTGGTAATAGTGGATAAACATGCGGAAAATCTAGAGAGACTTAGAAGTGGATTTAATGGAATTAGAATTAAAGGAGTGGAGATAGATAATGATATATTAATAGACGCGGGAATAGATAAAGCAGATATATTTTTAGCTATGACTCCAGCAGATAATATAAATATTATGGCTAGTCAAATTGCAAAAGATATATTTAAGGTGCCTAAAGTAATAGCTAGAATTTTTGATCCATCAAGGGAATTTATTTATAGAAAACTAGGACTACAAACTATAAGTCCAACTGAAGTAAGTATAAATATAATTAAAAACAAAATAATAGATAAAAAATCAGATGCATTATTGATATTAAATAATGATATATCAATAGAGGAGATTACAATAAACAGACTTAGAATTAATAACATTTTAGAAATAGAAGATAAGTTTAATTGTAGGATATGTGCAGTTTCCAAAAAGGGGGAACTTATTATACCAAATGGAAATGAACTATTGGAAAAGGGTGACAAAATAATTTGTAGCATAAATAAGGAGAATAAAGAAAAGTTAGTAAAGGCAATAATGAAGGAGAAACTTAGATGA
- a CDS encoding response regulator, with protein MKRALVVDDTKNIRTLLGIYLKLNNFEVLMATNGHEALSLIDTVPVDLIFLDIKMPEISGTEVLKRIRTKGITAPVVIMTAFATVKNAVDCTKLGAITYLQKPFTTDKIKTILAELTTKDDTYDKNIEHQIITIKYLINENNLEKALDTLKVVLSTDPSIPEIYELMSIVYSRQGELKKSKIFHNMSEQWK; from the coding sequence ATGAAAAGAGCTTTAGTTGTAGATGATACAAAAAATATTCGTACGTTGCTAGGCATTTACCTTAAACTAAACAATTTTGAAGTTTTGATGGCTACTAATGGCCATGAAGCTTTATCATTAATTGATACTGTGCCCGTAGATTTAATATTTTTAGATATTAAAATGCCCGAAATAAGTGGCACAGAAGTTCTAAAACGAATTAGAACTAAAGGAATAACCGCTCCAGTAGTAATTATGACAGCTTTTGCCACAGTTAAAAATGCAGTGGATTGTACTAAACTTGGGGCAATTACTTATTTACAGAAGCCTTTTACTACAGATAAGATTAAAACTATTCTTGCTGAATTGACTACAAAAGATGATACCTATGATAAAAATATTGAACACCAAATAATTACTATAAAATATTTAATAAATGAAAATAACTTAGAAAAAGCATTAGATACTTTAAAAGTGGTTTTATCCACCGATCCAAGTATTCCGGAGATTTATGAATTAATGTCTATAGTATATAGTAGACAAGGAGAATTAAAAAAATCGAAAATATTTCATAATATGTCGGAACAATGGAAATAA